A stretch of Methylogaea oryzae DNA encodes these proteins:
- a CDS encoding DUF4404 family protein, with amino-acid sequence MSQQKLNDVIHELKNQIASLEVSDAQAKQKLQSLVEGLEEKLRSPADAGHHHGLVEEVRDSVEHFEVEHPRITAILNDLMMTLSNMGI; translated from the coding sequence ATGAGCCAACAAAAACTGAACGATGTCATCCACGAGCTGAAAAACCAAATCGCCAGCCTGGAAGTGAGCGATGCCCAGGCCAAGCAAAAACTGCAATCCTTGGTGGAGGGGCTGGAAGAGAAGCTGCGTAGCCCGGCCGATGCCGGCCATCACCATGGGTTGGTGGAAGAGGTGCGCGATTCGGTGGAGCATTTCGAAGTGGAGCATCCCCGTATTACCGCCATCCTCAACGACCTGATGATGACCCTGAGCAACATGGGCATCTAA
- a CDS encoding SDR family oxidoreductase, which yields MSVPAPAEKSVLITGCSSGIGYCVAKGLKARGYRVFATARKAEDVARLKAEGLESCVLDVSDSASIRQALAWVLEQTGGTLYALFNNGAYGQPGAVEDLSRDVLRRQFETNLFGWHELTCLVLPVMRRQGYGRIVQNSSVLGFVAMKYRGAYNASKFALEGLTDTLRLELKGTGIHLSLVEPGPILSKFRDNAYQHYKQGIDPTHSAHRFAYMAIEERLLKEGPAVPFTLGPEAVLKAVIHALEAKRPKLRYYVTFPTHLFAFLRRILPFRWLDWIVGKV from the coding sequence ATGTCCGTTCCGGCACCAGCCGAAAAATCCGTTCTCATCACCGGCTGCTCCAGCGGCATCGGCTATTGCGTCGCCAAGGGCCTGAAGGCGCGCGGCTATCGGGTATTCGCCACGGCGCGCAAGGCCGAGGACGTGGCGCGGCTCAAGGCCGAGGGACTGGAGAGCTGCGTGCTGGACGTGTCCGACTCGGCCTCCATCCGCCAAGCGCTGGCTTGGGTGTTGGAGCAGACCGGCGGCACGCTGTACGCGCTGTTCAACAACGGCGCCTACGGCCAGCCGGGCGCGGTGGAGGATTTGTCCCGGGACGTGCTGCGCCGGCAGTTCGAAACCAACCTGTTCGGCTGGCACGAGTTGACCTGCCTGGTGCTGCCCGTCATGCGGCGGCAGGGGTATGGCCGCATCGTCCAGAACAGTTCGGTGCTGGGCTTCGTCGCCATGAAATACCGAGGGGCGTACAACGCCAGCAAATTCGCCCTGGAAGGCCTGACCGACACCCTGCGGCTGGAGCTGAAAGGCACCGGCATCCACCTGTCCCTGGTGGAGCCCGGGCCCATCCTCAGCAAATTCCGCGACAACGCCTATCAACACTATAAGCAGGGCATCGATCCGACCCACAGCGCCCATCGCTTCGCCTATATGGCCATCGAGGAGCGCTTGCTGAAGGAAGGCCCGGCGGTGCCGTTCACCTTGGGGCCGGAAGCGGTGCTGAAGGCGGTGATCCACGCCTTGGAGGCCAAGCGGCCGAAACTGCGCTATTACGTCACCTTCCCCACCCATTTGTTCGCCTTCCTGCGGCGCATCCTGCCGTTCCGCTGGCTGGACTGGATCGTGGGCAAGGTGTAG
- a CDS encoding surface-adhesin E family protein, with translation MQRFAAASSIIFTALLLAVPSAWARPVDWQPAAISDDHTSWLFLDRSSIVRKDKKVSVRVLLEYDQPQPGMVETNNVPYRRVRSLMSFDCDAKTLLLLEEEYLDGEQQLLGQLDASAATWDPVLPESLIEPVYDAVCTKK, from the coding sequence ATGCAGCGATTCGCCGCCGCCTCTAGCATAATCTTCACGGCCCTGCTGCTGGCCGTTCCTTCGGCGTGGGCGCGGCCGGTGGATTGGCAGCCGGCGGCCATTTCCGACGACCATACTTCCTGGTTGTTCCTGGACCGGTCCAGCATCGTCCGCAAGGATAAAAAAGTCAGCGTTCGCGTCCTGTTGGAATACGACCAGCCGCAGCCCGGCATGGTGGAAACCAACAACGTGCCGTATCGGCGGGTGCGCAGCCTCATGTCGTTCGACTGCGACGCCAAAACCCTGCTGCTGCTGGAAGAGGAATATCTGGACGGCGAGCAGCAGCTGCTGGGGCAGCTCGACGCTTCCGCCGCCACTTGGGATCCCGTGTTGCCGGAATCGCTCATCGAGCCGGTGTACGACGCGGTTTGCACGAAGAAATAA
- a CDS encoding nitrate- and nitrite sensing domain-containing protein — MSLSVVEIVLLLTVGGWLLLRHFGNRYEDSRRRRSAMDYVLLLRRLLEHLPQHRGMANALLRGDASFRDKLQAMQATVSRDLREIERHPSHSDTARWRRIKADWETLSAGVASLEPQQSFARHTQLIAQAIFLLDDVDKAHDLAVDLRDGAGDLLMAAIGRLPRLMEAVGQARGIGSGAAAEGRTTTATRVKLLYLDDQIGTVAQATFQGLEAALRGGRGVQGGLGPDAVGQSRKLVDEFRAMLQNELLGRERIRIAAGDYFAGGTRVIEDGLGLFDAMVALAIGQAGRLELQRRASYRQAWGFFLAFAAASIGAGLSLGAA, encoded by the coding sequence ATGTCGTTGAGCGTCGTGGAAATCGTCTTGCTGCTTACGGTCGGCGGCTGGTTGCTGTTGCGGCATTTCGGCAACCGCTACGAAGACAGCCGCCGCCGCCGGTCCGCCATGGATTACGTGTTGCTGCTGCGCCGTTTGCTGGAACACCTTCCCCAGCACCGCGGCATGGCCAATGCGCTATTGCGCGGCGATGCCTCGTTTCGCGACAAGCTGCAGGCGATGCAGGCCACGGTGAGCCGCGACCTGCGCGAGATCGAACGGCATCCGTCCCATAGCGACACGGCGCGCTGGCGCCGTATCAAGGCCGATTGGGAGACGCTCAGTGCGGGCGTCGCCTCGTTGGAGCCGCAGCAAAGTTTCGCGCGGCACACCCAATTGATCGCCCAGGCCATATTTTTGTTGGACGACGTCGATAAAGCGCACGATCTGGCCGTCGATTTGCGGGACGGCGCGGGCGATTTGCTGATGGCGGCCATAGGCCGGTTGCCCCGCTTGATGGAGGCGGTGGGGCAAGCTCGCGGCATCGGTTCCGGGGCCGCGGCCGAAGGGCGCACGACCACGGCCACGCGGGTCAAGCTGTTGTACCTGGACGACCAAATCGGCACGGTGGCGCAGGCGACTTTCCAAGGTTTGGAAGCGGCGTTGCGCGGCGGGCGGGGCGTGCAAGGAGGATTGGGGCCGGATGCCGTGGGCCAAAGCCGCAAACTCGTCGATGAGTTTCGGGCCATGCTGCAAAACGAGTTGCTCGGCCGGGAGCGTATCCGCATCGCCGCCGGCGACTATTTCGCCGGCGGTACGCGCGTTATCGAAGATGGGCTGGGCTTGTTCGATGCCATGGTGGCTTTGGCCATCGGCCAAGCGGGCCGGTTGGAACTGCAGCGGCGCGCCAGCTATCGGCAGGCGTGGGGCTTTTTTCTGGCGTTCGCCGCGGCCAGCATCGGCGCGGGTCTGTCGTTGGGCGCGGCCTGA
- a CDS encoding HAD-IA family hydrolase, which produces MKRQYDLIVFDWDGTLIDSIGWIVHSLRCAAAACGLPDPADEDARGVIGLSLSAAMGALFPGISPAEEAALVQAYQEAYAAKELGRDHLFDGVLDMLDDLRGQGYRLAVATGKSRRGLQNALRATATGDLFSVTRCADETASKPHPRMLLEIMGETGFAAERTLMIGDSVHDMKMAGNAQVAAVGVACGANSREQLLEHNPLFCLSTTVQLMDVLV; this is translated from the coding sequence ATGAAACGGCAATACGACTTGATCGTGTTCGATTGGGACGGCACGCTGATCGACTCCATCGGCTGGATCGTGCATAGCCTGCGTTGCGCCGCTGCCGCTTGCGGCTTGCCCGACCCCGCCGACGAGGACGCCCGCGGCGTGATCGGCCTGAGCCTGAGCGCCGCCATGGGGGCTTTGTTCCCCGGCATATCGCCGGCGGAAGAGGCCGCTTTGGTGCAGGCCTACCAGGAGGCCTATGCCGCCAAGGAGCTGGGCCGCGACCATTTGTTCGACGGCGTGCTGGACATGCTGGACGACCTGCGGGGGCAGGGGTACCGTTTGGCGGTGGCCACCGGCAAAAGCCGTCGGGGCTTGCAGAACGCCTTGAGGGCCACCGCCACCGGCGATTTATTCAGCGTTACCCGCTGCGCCGATGAAACCGCCTCCAAGCCCCATCCGCGCATGTTGCTGGAAATCATGGGGGAAACCGGTTTCGCGGCGGAGCGCACGTTGATGATCGGCGATTCCGTGCACGATATGAAAATGGCCGGCAACGCCCAGGTGGCGGCCGTGGGCGTTGCCTGCGGAGCCAACAGCCGGGAGCAGTTGCTGGAGCATAATCCCTTGTTTTGCCTGTCCACCACCGTTCAGTTGATGGATGTATTGGTCTGA
- a CDS encoding peroxiredoxin: MSVLVGKAAPDFCAAAVLPCGTIVDSYQFSKETAGKYAAVVFYPLDFTFVCPSELIALDHRVDELKKRGVEVIGVSVDSQFTHNAWRNTPIDKGGIGPLKYTLVADVSHAICKAYDVEVEGAAVAYRGTFLIDKSGKVRHQVVNDLPLGRNMDELIRMVDALQFHEEHGEVCPAGWTKGKDGMKADPQGVADYLAKNASGL, encoded by the coding sequence ATGAGCGTACTCGTTGGCAAAGCCGCCCCCGATTTTTGCGCTGCCGCCGTGCTGCCCTGTGGCACCATCGTGGACAGCTACCAGTTCAGCAAGGAAACCGCCGGCAAATACGCCGCCGTGGTGTTCTACCCGCTGGATTTCACCTTCGTCTGCCCGTCCGAACTGATCGCCCTGGATCACCGCGTCGATGAATTGAAGAAGCGCGGCGTGGAAGTGATCGGCGTGTCCGTGGACTCCCAGTTCACCCACAACGCCTGGCGCAACACCCCCATCGACAAGGGCGGCATCGGCCCGTTGAAGTACACCCTGGTGGCCGACGTTTCCCACGCCATCTGCAAAGCCTATGACGTGGAAGTGGAAGGCGCCGCCGTGGCTTACCGCGGTACTTTCCTCATCGACAAGTCCGGCAAAGTGCGCCACCAGGTGGTCAACGACCTGCCGCTGGGCCGCAACATGGACGAGCTGATCCGCATGGTGGACGCCCTGCAGTTCCACGAAGAGCACGGCGAAGTCTGCCCGGCCGGCTGGACCAAGGGTAAAGACGGCATGAAGGCCGATCCGCAAGGCGTGGCCGACTACCTGGCGAAGAACGCTTCCGGCCTGTAA
- a CDS encoding RidA family protein: MSKQIIHTDLAPKAIGTYSQAVKVGNTVYLSGQIPLVPETMTMVEGDMAAQIRRVFDNLKAVAEAAGGDLGDVVKLNIFLTDLAHFPLVNEIMAEYFAQPYPARAAIGVAALPRGAGVEMDGVMALD, encoded by the coding sequence ATGAGCAAACAAATCATCCACACCGACCTCGCCCCCAAAGCCATCGGCACCTATTCGCAAGCCGTGAAAGTAGGCAATACGGTTTACCTGTCGGGCCAGATCCCCCTGGTGCCGGAAACCATGACCATGGTGGAAGGCGACATGGCGGCGCAAATCCGCCGCGTGTTCGACAACCTCAAAGCCGTGGCGGAAGCCGCCGGCGGCGACTTGGGCGATGTGGTCAAACTCAATATTTTCCTCACCGACCTGGCCCACTTCCCGTTGGTCAACGAAATCATGGCCGAATACTTCGCCCAGCCCTACCCGGCCCGCGCCGCCATCGGCGTGGCGGCTCTGCCGCGGGGCGCCGGGGTGGAAATGGACGGGGTGATGGCGCTGGACTAA
- the rluC gene encoding 23S rRNA pseudouridine(955/2504/2580) synthase RluC has translation MSSESADTPRVQIIQIPAEFAGQRVDNFLFTRLKGVPKSRVYRMLRSGEVRINGGRVRAESRLQDGDMLRVPPVRVAERAEVALPTALLQQRLDDRIVFEDDAMLVLNKPSGMPVHGGSGVSFGVIEALRHLRPEARFLELVHRLDRDTSGLLLVAKKRSALRVLHELFRDDRVEKRYLALLAGAWGQKKLLVDAPLEKNVAQGGERMVRVSRQGKPAQTYFHRQELFADATLVEAKPVTGRTHQIRVHAAHLGHPIIGDERYGQEETNKAFRRRGLKRLFLHAAKLVIAHPVSGVELRLHAPLEPELDAFLQQLRR, from the coding sequence ATGTCTAGCGAGTCCGCCGATACCCCCCGCGTTCAGATTATCCAAATCCCGGCCGAATTCGCCGGACAACGGGTGGACAATTTTCTCTTCACGCGCCTAAAAGGCGTTCCCAAAAGCCGCGTTTACCGTATGTTGCGCTCCGGTGAAGTGCGCATCAACGGCGGCCGCGTGCGCGCCGAGTCGCGCCTGCAGGACGGCGACATGCTGCGGGTGCCGCCGGTGCGGGTGGCGGAACGGGCTGAGGTGGCCCTGCCCACGGCCCTGCTGCAACAGCGCTTGGACGACCGCATCGTGTTCGAGGACGACGCCATGCTGGTGCTGAACAAGCCCAGCGGCATGCCGGTGCACGGCGGCAGCGGCGTCAGTTTCGGCGTCATCGAGGCCCTGCGCCATCTGCGCCCCGAAGCGCGTTTTTTGGAATTGGTGCACCGGCTGGACCGCGACACCTCCGGCCTGCTGCTGGTGGCCAAAAAACGCAGCGCCCTGCGCGTCCTGCACGAACTGTTCCGCGACGACCGGGTGGAAAAGCGCTACTTGGCCTTGTTGGCCGGCGCTTGGGGGCAGAAAAAACTGCTGGTGGATGCCCCCCTGGAGAAAAATGTCGCCCAGGGCGGCGAGCGCATGGTGCGCGTGTCGCGCCAAGGCAAGCCGGCCCAGACCTATTTCCACCGCCAGGAGCTGTTCGCCGACGCCACTTTGGTGGAGGCCAAGCCGGTGACCGGGCGCACCCACCAGATCCGCGTGCACGCCGCCCATCTGGGCCATCCCATCATCGGCGACGAACGCTACGGCCAGGAGGAAACCAATAAGGCGTTTCGCCGCCGGGGGCTCAAGCGCCTGTTTTTGCACGCGGCCAAACTGGTCATCGCCCACCCCGTCAGCGGCGTCGAGCTGCGCTTGCATGCGCCGCTGGAGCCGGAGTTGGACGCTTTTCTGCAACAATTACGTCGATGA
- a CDS encoding methyl-accepting chemotaxis protein: MDALFAPGIFLLSRISYGARHALLGWLFLIQAGLMVYAYQREWGWLLQAAETANFPSAGSLLGRKSDLLLFVGLSSSAWLYLSACHRRHTANLIDAMDRAAQALARGDMTAAVDFAQFGRCDELAGLAKRINAVGTEFGRTVQALGASVAEVYSAARELSAMSSRGSDATDRQSQAVAAIAAAMEQMTTSVGQVALQAKTTQSIAAQSSEFSAAGRETVLSSGRSMEKIAGDIDGSVAQVRALAAESEQIGRLMQMIAGIADQTNLLALNSAIEAARAGEHGRGFAVVAAEVRNLASRTHQAAAEVAGVIDSIQKSAADVARRMQSIQRDVAIGVDMSGVAGEQLAQVRQGAGETESHMREITLAIDEQNRACSDIAMHAQDISRMAADNQQMLEESESTAQYMVQLSKNMLAVVSG; this comes from the coding sequence ATGGACGCGTTGTTTGCGCCGGGTATCTTCCTGCTGTCTCGTATTTCTTATGGCGCCAGGCACGCCTTGCTCGGATGGCTGTTTCTGATCCAGGCCGGCCTGATGGTTTACGCCTATCAGCGCGAATGGGGCTGGTTGCTGCAAGCCGCCGAAACGGCGAACTTTCCCTCCGCCGGCTCGCTATTGGGCCGCAAGTCCGATTTGCTCCTGTTCGTGGGCTTGTCGTCGTCGGCTTGGTTGTATTTGTCGGCCTGCCACCGCCGCCATACCGCGAATCTGATCGACGCCATGGATCGGGCCGCTCAGGCGCTGGCGCGGGGAGACATGACGGCGGCGGTCGATTTCGCGCAATTCGGTCGGTGCGACGAGTTGGCCGGCTTGGCGAAACGTATTAACGCCGTCGGCACGGAGTTCGGCCGCACCGTGCAAGCGTTGGGCGCTTCCGTCGCCGAGGTTTATAGCGCCGCCCGGGAACTAAGCGCCATGTCCAGCCGCGGCAGCGATGCCACCGATCGGCAAAGCCAGGCCGTCGCCGCCATCGCCGCGGCCATGGAGCAAATGACCACCAGCGTCGGGCAAGTGGCGCTGCAAGCGAAAACCACCCAGTCGATCGCCGCCCAATCCAGCGAGTTTTCCGCGGCGGGTCGGGAAACCGTGCTGAGCAGTGGCCGAAGTATGGAAAAAATCGCCGGGGATATCGACGGTTCCGTGGCGCAGGTGCGCGCCTTGGCGGCGGAATCGGAGCAAATCGGGCGACTGATGCAGATGATCGCCGGCATCGCCGACCAAACCAATTTGCTGGCGTTGAATTCCGCCATCGAAGCGGCCCGCGCCGGTGAGCATGGACGCGGATTTGCCGTGGTGGCGGCCGAGGTGCGCAACCTGGCGTCCCGTACCCACCAAGCCGCCGCCGAAGTGGCGGGAGTCATCGACAGCATTCAAAAGAGCGCGGCGGACGTAGCGCGGCGCATGCAGTCCATCCAGAGGGACGTGGCGATCGGCGTGGACATGTCCGGCGTCGCCGGCGAGCAGCTGGCGCAGGTCCGGCAAGGGGCTGGGGAAACCGAATCCCATATGCGCGAGATCACCCTGGCCATCGACGAGCAGAATCGGGCTTGTAGCGACATTGCCATGCACGCGCAGGACATCAGCCGTATGGCGGCGGACAACCAGCAGATGCTGGAGGAGTCCGAGTCGACGGCCCAATACATGGTTCAGCTGTCCAAAAATATGCTGGCCGTGGTGAGCGGCTGA
- the sppA gene encoding signal peptide peptidase SppA has translation MSEADNSTVSTVSPTPPAAWERDVLEKVLLAAVDEQRRARRWSNFFKLLLLGYLLVVLLLVWHPFKDGAIVDGKNHTAVIDIAGVIMEGADTSADPIIDGLQAAAKDEHTKGIILRMNSPGGSPVQSAYIYDEVRRVKKEHPGLPIHAVVEDICASGCYYIAAAADKIYVNPSSVVGSIGVIMSGFGFVETLNKLGVERRTMTAGAHKAILDPFSPVNPEEKQHVQGVIDNVHRLFIDAVKQGRGDRLKDNPDLFSGLLWSGEQSIPLGLTDAVGTTRGVAKEVIGAEELVNFTPRDSLLDRLAQRMGASAGRALHSLVNDVSLR, from the coding sequence ATGAGCGAAGCCGACAATTCCACAGTCTCCACCGTTTCTCCCACGCCTCCCGCCGCCTGGGAGCGGGACGTGCTCGAAAAAGTGCTGCTGGCCGCCGTGGACGAGCAGCGCCGGGCGCGCCGCTGGAGCAACTTTTTCAAATTGCTGTTGCTGGGGTACTTGCTGGTCGTGTTGCTGCTGGTTTGGCATCCGTTCAAGGATGGCGCCATCGTCGACGGCAAAAACCACACGGCGGTTATCGACATCGCCGGCGTCATTATGGAAGGGGCGGACACCAGCGCCGATCCCATCATCGATGGCTTGCAGGCCGCCGCCAAGGACGAGCACACCAAGGGCATCATCCTGCGCATGAACAGCCCCGGCGGCAGCCCGGTGCAGTCGGCTTACATCTACGACGAAGTGCGCCGCGTCAAAAAAGAGCATCCCGGCCTGCCCATTCACGCGGTGGTGGAGGACATTTGCGCTTCCGGCTGCTACTACATCGCGGCGGCGGCCGATAAGATTTACGTCAATCCTTCCAGCGTCGTCGGTTCCATCGGCGTCATCATGAGCGGCTTCGGTTTCGTGGAAACCCTCAACAAGCTGGGCGTGGAACGGCGCACCATGACGGCCGGCGCCCACAAGGCCATTTTGGATCCCTTTTCCCCGGTCAACCCGGAGGAAAAGCAACACGTGCAGGGCGTCATCGACAACGTGCACCGCTTGTTCATCGACGCGGTCAAGCAAGGGCGCGGGGACCGCTTGAAGGACAATCCCGACCTGTTCTCCGGCCTGTTGTGGTCCGGCGAACAAAGCATACCGCTGGGGTTGACCGACGCCGTCGGCACCACGCGCGGCGTGGCCAAGGAGGTGATCGGTGCGGAGGAGTTGGTAAACTTCACCCCGAGGGATTCCTTGCTCGACCGCTTGGCCCAGCGCATGGGCGCCAGCGCCGGCCGCGCCTTGCACAGCTTGGTCAACGACGTGTCGTTGCGTTAA
- a CDS encoding M48 family metallopeptidase, translating into MDLVYPKEKTLFAILLLLAIPIWLALIVGTLGTALLYLLAGFVFYLFAQSGLIAYLKGNTVAISPTQFPDLHERIQRGAKQLDMEAPQAFLLHEGGIFNAFATRFLGKHYIALYSDVVDALDDRPDAMDFYIGHELGHIKRKHLMWKTLLLPVSWLPLLGAAYARACESTCDRHGLACCRSAEDARFGLAALAAGGKRWKTLRQDEYAHQASEHAGFWMSFHELCSDYPWLSKRMSALLQLAQRREPQMPARNPLAYLFALFVPRVGGAPGAGGLMLIAVIGIMAAVAIPAYQDFQNRAAAAKAMHGGVQQEEGAEVPAQNPMPD; encoded by the coding sequence ATGGACCTGGTTTACCCCAAGGAAAAAACGCTGTTCGCCATTTTGCTGCTGCTGGCGATTCCCATTTGGCTGGCGCTGATCGTCGGCACGCTGGGAACGGCGCTGCTCTACCTGTTGGCGGGTTTTGTGTTTTACCTGTTTGCCCAGTCCGGTTTGATCGCCTACCTCAAGGGCAACACGGTAGCCATCAGTCCGACGCAATTTCCCGACTTGCACGAACGCATCCAACGCGGCGCCAAGCAGCTCGACATGGAAGCGCCCCAGGCGTTTTTGCTGCACGAGGGCGGCATATTCAATGCCTTCGCCACGCGCTTTCTCGGCAAACATTACATCGCCTTGTATTCCGACGTGGTGGATGCACTGGACGACCGGCCCGACGCCATGGATTTTTATATCGGCCACGAGCTGGGCCACATCAAGCGCAAGCACTTGATGTGGAAAACGCTGCTGCTGCCGGTTAGCTGGCTTCCCCTGCTGGGAGCCGCATACGCCCGCGCCTGCGAAAGTACGTGCGACCGCCATGGGCTGGCCTGCTGCCGCAGCGCCGAGGACGCCCGTTTCGGCTTGGCCGCCCTGGCAGCGGGCGGCAAACGCTGGAAAACCCTGCGGCAGGACGAATACGCCCATCAAGCCAGCGAACATGCCGGCTTCTGGATGTCTTTCCACGAGCTGTGCTCGGACTATCCGTGGCTGAGCAAGCGCATGTCGGCGCTGTTGCAGCTGGCCCAACGGCGGGAACCGCAAATGCCGGCGCGCAATCCGCTGGCCTATCTGTTCGCCCTGTTCGTGCCGCGCGTGGGCGGCGCGCCCGGCGCAGGCGGACTGATGCTGATCGCCGTTATCGGCATCATGGCCGCTGTTGCCATTCCCGCCTACCAGGACTTCCAAAACCGCGCGGCTGCGGCAAAAGCGATGCACGGGGGAGTTCAACAGGAAGAGGGAGCCGAAGTCCCCGCGCAAAATCCGATGCCGGACTGA